GCCCGGAGCGGAGTTTGTGGGCCCAAATGGCGTCAAAGGCCAGTCTGACCGATTCCCAAATATTCATGGCCTTATCCCTTCCTTATGATTTGGTCGGAGACGATCTCTCCGTCCAATATCCGAACCGCCCGGTGGGCATGCTCGCCCACCTTTTGATCGTGGGTCACTAAGATCACTGTTTTGCCTTCTTGATGCAATCGATCGAACAGGGCCATGATCTCGACCCCGGTCTTGCTGTCCAAGTTGCCGGTGGGCTCGTCGGCCAGCAGGATCGAGGGATCATTGACCAGGGCCCGGGCAACGGACACCCGCTGGCGTTCGCCGCCCGACATCTCGGTGGGTTTATGCTGTATCCGGTGGGCCAGCCCCACCGATTCCAGCGAGGCGATGGCCTTGGCCCGTCTGATGCCGGAATCAACCCCGGCATATTGCATGGGTAATTCCACGTTATGCAGAGCCGAGGAACGGGGCAACAGGTTGAAGGTTTGGAAAACAAAGCCTATTTTCTTATTCCGCACTGCTGCCAGCTGGTCGTCGTCCATTTCGGAAACCAGCAGTCCGTCCAAATGGTAATTGCCGGTGGTGGGGGTATCCAGACAGCCTATCAGGTTCATCAAAGTAGACTTGCCTGAGCCCGAAGGACCCATGATGGACACGTATTCCCCGGCCTCGATGCTCAGCGTCACCCCTTTCAAGGCCTCCACTTTTACGCCGTCCATCTGATATACCTTGGAAAGATTTTCCATTTTTATCATGCTTAAAACCTACCTTCCCCGGTTG
This sequence is a window from Candidatus Edwardsbacteria bacterium. Protein-coding genes within it:
- a CDS encoding ABC transporter ATP-binding protein yields the protein MIKMENLSKVYQMDGVKVEALKGVTLSIEAGEYVSIMGPSGSGKSTLMNLIGCLDTPTTGNYHLDGLLVSEMDDDQLAAVRNKKIGFVFQTFNLLPRSSALHNVELPMQYAGVDSGIRRAKAIASLESVGLAHRIQHKPTEMSGGERQRVSVARALVNDPSILLADEPTGNLDSKTGVEIMALFDRLHQEGKTVILVTHDQKVGEHAHRAVRILDGEIVSDQIIRKG